Proteins found in one Prochlorothrix hollandica PCC 9006 = CALU 1027 genomic segment:
- a CDS encoding trypco2 family protein, which yields MATIPIAQAIQAIRSEIVTAVKAGENEAIKFDLGPIELEFQVEISEEKGGTGGASAGFNVGVVALEVSAEGELKRSKATTHTVKLTLKPVTTQGGSVQVSQTGANKPR from the coding sequence ATGGCTACAATTCCGATCGCCCAAGCGATTCAGGCAATTCGCAGCGAAATTGTGACTGCTGTGAAAGCCGGTGAAAACGAAGCGATTAAATTTGACCTAGGGCCGATCGAGCTGGAGTTCCAAGTGGAAATCTCCGAAGAAAAGGGCGGTACAGGCGGTGCTAGTGCTGGCTTTAATGTGGGGGTTGTTGCCCTAGAAGTCTCGGCGGAAGGCGAACTGAAACGCTCCAAAGCCACCACCCACACCGTCAAGCTCACTCTCAAACCGGTGACTACCCAAGGTGGATCGGTTCAGGTCTCCCAAACGGGAGCCAATAAGCCCCGCTAG
- a CDS encoding formylglycine-generating enzyme family protein, with protein MPWLLPLRLCLPMPALRLRRQPHTVQQHIEPLSLEAGAIPLGLIWIPGGDFMMGSPGEEGDYDDEKPQHLVTVPSFAMGRYPITQAQWRAVAEFPKQEHDLDPDPSRFKGPNHPVEQVSWEDAVEFCVRLAAQTGHPYRLPTEAEWEYACRAGTTTPFHFGETLSPEVANYDCSKTYGPQGVKGEPIGQTTPVDHYTITNPFGLSDMHGNVWEWCQDDWHGNYQGAPEDGSAWLEQNNSTISKIRRGGSWYDDPRYCRSAYRDYDSRDHRSFNLGFRVACPAPRTLAL; from the coding sequence GTGCCCTGGCTTCTCCCCCTGCGTCTCTGTTTGCCCATGCCCGCCCTCCGTTTGCGCCGCCAGCCTCACACTGTTCAGCAGCATATAGAACCTCTATCTCTGGAAGCAGGTGCAATCCCTCTTGGGTTGATCTGGATTCCAGGGGGTGATTTTATGATGGGTTCCCCTGGGGAGGAGGGCGACTATGACGATGAAAAGCCGCAACACCTGGTTACGGTGCCTAGTTTTGCCATGGGTCGCTATCCCATCACCCAGGCCCAGTGGCGAGCTGTGGCTGAGTTCCCTAAACAAGAACACGACCTTGATCCAGACCCATCCCGCTTCAAAGGCCCGAACCATCCCGTGGAACAGGTCTCCTGGGAGGATGCGGTGGAATTTTGCGTCCGTCTCGCTGCCCAGACGGGGCATCCCTACCGCCTACCCACGGAAGCGGAGTGGGAATATGCCTGCCGCGCCGGAACCACTACCCCGTTCCACTTTGGCGAGACCCTCAGCCCTGAAGTGGCCAACTATGATTGTTCAAAAACCTATGGTCCCCAAGGCGTAAAGGGAGAACCGATCGGCCAGACCACCCCCGTTGACCACTACACCATCACCAACCCCTTTGGCCTGTCGGATATGCACGGTAATGTCTGGGAGTGGTGCCAGGATGATTGGCATGGGAATTATCAGGGGGCACCAGAGGATGGCAGTGCTTGGTTAGAGCAGAACAATAGTACTATCAGCAAGATAAGAAGAGGCGGCTCTTGGTACGATGATCCGAGGTATTGCCGTTCTGCCTATCGGGACTACGATTCGCGCGACCATCGGAGCTTCAACCTCGGTTTTCGTGTGGCCTGCCCCGCGCCCAGGACTCTTGCCCTTTAA
- a CDS encoding RNA-directed DNA polymerase, producing MKRYGRLWTQIIAFENLLQAAKQAQRQKRYRENVLEFNYNIESELLRLQHELSTQTYRPGPYRSFMIHDPKLRMISAAPYRDRVVHHAVCNVVVPLLERSFVRGSYANRTGYGTHRALKHFTRLARRHRYILQCDIRRYFPSIDHTILKTQLRRKLKCQPTLWLLDQIIDGSNDQDSDVVHFPGDSLLSPLERRRGLPIGNLTSQFFANFYLNGLDHFIAEKLTIGAYLRYVDDFALFSDSKPQLIQAQHQIHHYLASLRLRLHPAKTQIFETQHGVNFVGFRVLPDRLRVRNDNLYRARRRCKQLQKAYAHGDITLPALITRLQSWEAHLAHGDTYRLRQRIWQQLLFQRHATPNPSQEEN from the coding sequence ATGAAACGCTACGGACGGTTATGGACCCAGATTATTGCCTTCGAGAACCTGTTACAGGCGGCAAAGCAAGCCCAGCGCCAAAAACGTTACCGAGAGAATGTTCTCGAATTTAATTACAACATCGAGTCAGAACTCCTGCGGCTACAGCACGAATTAAGCACCCAGACCTATCGCCCTGGCCCGTATCGCAGCTTTATGATTCATGACCCCAAGCTCCGAATGATTTCGGCAGCGCCCTACCGCGATCGGGTTGTCCATCATGCAGTCTGTAATGTAGTAGTCCCACTTTTGGAACGTAGCTTTGTACGGGGAAGCTATGCCAACCGAACGGGTTATGGTACCCACCGCGCCCTGAAGCACTTCACCCGTCTTGCCCGTCGCCACCGCTACATTCTCCAGTGCGACATCCGCCGCTACTTCCCCAGCATTGACCACACCATTCTCAAAACCCAGCTCCGCCGCAAACTGAAGTGTCAGCCTACCCTCTGGCTCCTCGATCAAATTATTGATGGCAGCAATGACCAAGACTCTGATGTGGTGCATTTTCCAGGGGACAGTCTCCTCAGTCCTCTGGAGCGGCGACGAGGGTTGCCCATTGGCAACCTAACCAGCCAGTTTTTTGCCAATTTCTATCTCAATGGTTTGGATCACTTCATTGCAGAGAAGCTCACAATAGGTGCCTATCTCCGTTACGTGGATGATTTTGCCTTGTTTTCAGATAGTAAGCCCCAGCTTATCCAGGCCCAGCACCAGATTCACCACTACTTAGCAAGTCTGCGGCTGCGTCTCCATCCCGCCAAGACCCAAATCTTTGAAACCCAGCATGGTGTAAATTTTGTCGGCTTTCGGGTTTTGCCCGATCGTCTTCGAGTTCGCAACGATAACCTCTATCGTGCCCGTCGCCGTTGTAAACAGCTCCAGAAAGCCTATGCCCACGGAGATATCACCCTCCCAGCACTGATAACACGGCTCCAAAGTTGGGAAGCACACCTCGCCCACGGCGACACCTATCGCCTCCGCCAGCGTATTTGGCAACAGTTATTATTCCAACGCCACGCCACCCCTAACCCCTCCCAGGAGGAGAACTAA
- the avd gene encoding diversity-generating retroelement protein Avd produces the protein MKKQELPIIQKTYDLIKWYVPILNRLPRHHRFQLGDRMVSELYGLLESLIAVRYQQQKVPQLKALNVRLDLLRYQTRLLLDFELVSIDRYRYASEQINGVGIDLGGWLKQQLTLGS, from the coding sequence ATGAAAAAGCAAGAACTGCCGATTATTCAGAAGACCTACGACTTAATTAAGTGGTATGTGCCAATTTTGAACCGATTACCGCGTCATCATCGCTTTCAGCTAGGTGACAGAATGGTCTCTGAACTATATGGATTGTTGGAAAGCTTGATCGCTGTGCGCTACCAACAGCAGAAAGTACCACAGTTGAAGGCGCTGAACGTGCGCTTGGATCTGCTGCGCTATCAAACCCGGCTATTGTTGGATTTTGAGTTGGTGTCGATCGATCGCTACCGCTACGCCAGCGAACAAATTAATGGAGTTGGTATAGACCTAGGGGGGTGGTTGAAGCAACAGCTCACCCTGGGATCTTGA